Sequence from the Hallerella porci genome:
TGAATCCGTTCCCAGCGATAGAAGTCCGCGGAGTCAGTTTTTTTTACGACAAAACGCCGGTGCTTTCGGACGTTTCTTTCTCGGTTTCTGCGGGGGATTTTTTAGCGATTATCGGACCGAACGGCGGCGGAAAAAGTACGCTTATGAAATTGATTGTCGGGCTACTCAAACCGTCCGCGGGCGATATCCGTTTATTTGGCGAAAAAGTTCCGACAAAAAAAATCTCGGTCGGTTATGTGCCGCAGAATACCAATCGCAATTTGGAATTTCCGATTACGGTTGCCGAAACGGTGGCGACGGGACTTCCTCAGTATAAACCGAATCCAGAAAAAGTTGCGCAAGCGTTAGAAACGGTGAAAATGGAATCGTTTGCTAACAGACGTCTTGGAGAACTTTCGGGCGGAGAACGGCAGCGGGTTTTA
This genomic interval carries:
- a CDS encoding metal ABC transporter ATP-binding protein, encoding MNPFPAIEVRGVSFFYDKTPVLSDVSFSVSAGDFLAIIGPNGGGKSTLMKLIVGLLKPSAGDIRLFGEKVPTKKISVGYVPQNTNRNLEFPITVAETVATGLPQYKPNPEKVAQALETVKMESFANRRLGELSGGERQRVLIARALAADPQILFLDEPSSNIDARGQEDLYGLLAKLNEKMTIVIVSHDLMVLSNHVKSVACVNREVHFHSGAQITPEMVQGMYGCEVDLIAHGIPHRVLGRHTH